The Candidatus Koribacter versatilis Ellin345 genome has a segment encoding these proteins:
- a CDS encoding amidase produces the protein MHRWSLEALNAEIRSGRIPFSSAIEYFLARIERHAELNAYISVACEFPTISTAGLGGVPIAIKDLLNIEGQETTAASKVLAGNVAGADAEVISRLRGLGACLIGKTNLHEFAYGGSGMISAYGPGKNPWNMEHITGGSSSGSAAAVAAGLCAAAIGTDTAGSIRLPASLCGIVGFKPTYDAISTEGVIPLSVSYDHVGPMTRSVEDARYLFSAMSGTELPAQKREGKLRVGIPETFFYSDLDPSVAKAMDEVLDAVRAAGHEIVRRDFEVDEDRTLASYESYAYHRKWVEECPELYQPETLRRIKSGEKITSEAAGDAASRLKVERTGAAEVFTGIDVMLTPTVPILPPRIADLLEKPETLRPAELLMLRNTRPFNVLGVPTISVPWDLSPSGLPIGIQLAAAPKRDYELLDIAEEFEKMSPWRGRVPAGFE, from the coding sequence ATGCATCGGTGGTCACTAGAGGCGCTGAACGCGGAGATTCGCAGTGGCCGGATTCCCTTCTCAAGCGCGATCGAATATTTTCTCGCGCGTATCGAGCGGCACGCGGAGTTGAATGCGTACATCTCCGTCGCGTGCGAGTTCCCGACCATCTCGACGGCCGGTTTGGGTGGCGTTCCTATCGCAATTAAAGATCTTCTCAACATCGAAGGCCAGGAGACAACGGCGGCGAGCAAAGTGCTTGCCGGCAACGTTGCGGGCGCAGATGCAGAGGTGATCTCGCGCTTGCGCGGGTTGGGTGCGTGTTTAATCGGCAAAACCAATCTGCATGAGTTTGCGTATGGCGGCAGCGGCATGATCAGCGCGTATGGCCCGGGGAAGAACCCTTGGAACATGGAGCACATCACGGGTGGATCGTCGTCGGGGTCGGCGGCAGCCGTAGCGGCGGGGCTGTGCGCGGCGGCGATCGGGACTGACACGGCGGGCTCGATTCGCTTGCCCGCGAGTCTCTGCGGGATCGTGGGATTCAAGCCAACATACGACGCAATTTCAACCGAAGGCGTCATTCCACTCTCGGTTTCCTACGACCACGTGGGTCCGATGACACGAAGCGTGGAGGATGCGCGGTATCTTTTCAGCGCGATGAGCGGCACGGAACTGCCCGCGCAGAAACGCGAAGGCAAGTTGCGCGTGGGAATTCCCGAGACGTTCTTCTATAGCGATCTCGATCCCAGCGTCGCAAAGGCGATGGATGAGGTGCTCGATGCGGTGCGGGCCGCGGGACATGAGATCGTGCGGCGAGATTTCGAAGTTGATGAGGATCGTACACTCGCTTCGTATGAGTCGTATGCCTATCACAGGAAATGGGTGGAGGAATGTCCGGAGCTGTATCAGCCGGAGACGCTGCGGAGGATCAAGAGCGGCGAGAAAATCACATCGGAAGCTGCGGGCGACGCGGCTTCGAGGTTGAAGGTAGAACGCACGGGAGCGGCAGAGGTTTTCACCGGCATCGATGTGATGCTCACGCCGACTGTGCCAATTCTGCCGCCTCGGATTGCGGATTTGCTCGAGAAACCGGAGACGTTGCGGCCGGCGGAGCTCTTGATGCTGCGTAATACGCGGCCATTCAACGTGCTGGGCGTTCCGACGATCAGCGTGCCATGGGATCTGTCGCCGAGCGGGTTGCCGATTGGCATTCAGTTGGCGGCGGCGCCGAAGAGGGATTACGAACTGCTCGACATCGCGGAGGAATTCGAGAAGATGTCGCCGTGGCGAGGGCGCGTGCCGGCGGGATTCGAGTAG
- a CDS encoding TonB family protein, with protein sequence MPDSVTKDSEFEIQYPPSILEDVTKLVQRVQTFTGAAGAAIALREGEDMVCRGSRGNNAPDVGMVLSTDGTFTGLAVTGMKAVRCDDTENDSRVDPEISRALRIKSMAVVPVLSGMRVSGVIATFSSAASAFSDTHMAVLKTMADGLGASIQRFLEVQGISTGAPMVSAAAAAAPAPVARPQVAPPPPPPPAPKVEAPRPAPPPPPAPPKIEAPRPTPPPPPAPKIEAPKLAPPAPAPMPVAAAPAPAVERAPEPPKPPPQPPKRQEQKQQGKWKPVAPPKQEEEAPVIEKPAPKPEPKAQPKPEPKPEPKPQPKAEPVIAAPSFSYEAKTEEGEGGGNKGMIFGGVAAAVLVIAIGGYFMMGKKSSPAPAPPTTTTQPAPENTANTTPASNVTGTVTTGANPAAANNTKPQDQGKNNNNTTASKPEEQQQAKPAAAPLVVGSAPSASNKPQQVADVSAPSLNLAGAAGAGPNLDVPVTSSAPKLSAPAPANAVIVPSRLVQRVNPNYPQSAKQYRIEGAVTLSATIGSDGHVKDAKVLNGPPMLRDSALNAVRQWKYAPSTVNGRPVESSVQIVLQFKMPS encoded by the coding sequence ATGCCTGATTCTGTAACAAAGGACTCGGAATTCGAGATCCAGTATCCGCCCTCAATACTCGAAGACGTCACAAAACTCGTTCAACGGGTTCAGACGTTTACGGGAGCGGCCGGCGCAGCGATCGCGCTGCGCGAGGGGGAGGACATGGTTTGCCGCGGCAGCCGCGGCAACAACGCCCCCGACGTTGGAATGGTTCTAAGCACCGACGGAACGTTCACTGGCCTGGCCGTTACCGGAATGAAAGCGGTGCGTTGCGACGACACCGAAAATGATTCGCGCGTCGACCCCGAAATCAGCCGCGCCCTCCGCATCAAGTCGATGGCCGTAGTGCCCGTACTGAGCGGAATGCGCGTCAGTGGCGTGATTGCGACGTTCTCGAGCGCTGCCAGTGCCTTCAGCGACACTCATATGGCCGTCCTCAAGACGATGGCCGATGGCTTGGGCGCTTCGATCCAGCGCTTCCTGGAAGTCCAGGGAATTAGCACCGGCGCACCGATGGTCTCCGCCGCGGCAGCAGCCGCACCGGCCCCGGTCGCCAGGCCGCAGGTTGCACCGCCACCTCCGCCGCCTCCGGCGCCCAAGGTGGAAGCACCGCGTCCGGCACCGCCGCCACCACCGGCTCCGCCGAAAATTGAAGCTCCGCGCCCAACACCGCCGCCTCCGCCGGCACCGAAGATTGAAGCTCCGAAGCTGGCCCCGCCGGCGCCTGCTCCGATGCCAGTTGCCGCCGCTCCAGCGCCTGCAGTCGAGCGCGCTCCTGAGCCGCCGAAGCCACCGCCGCAGCCACCGAAGCGGCAGGAACAGAAACAGCAGGGCAAATGGAAACCGGTAGCGCCTCCGAAGCAGGAGGAAGAGGCTCCGGTGATCGAGAAGCCCGCGCCGAAGCCGGAACCCAAGGCGCAACCGAAGCCGGAACCGAAACCTGAGCCCAAACCGCAGCCGAAGGCCGAGCCGGTCATCGCTGCCCCCTCGTTCAGCTACGAAGCGAAAACCGAGGAAGGCGAAGGCGGCGGAAACAAGGGCATGATTTTCGGCGGCGTCGCAGCCGCAGTGCTGGTAATCGCGATCGGCGGATACTTCATGATGGGCAAGAAGTCGAGCCCAGCGCCTGCTCCGCCCACTACTACGACGCAACCGGCGCCTGAGAACACCGCGAACACAACGCCCGCCTCCAACGTAACTGGAACGGTGACGACTGGAGCAAACCCCGCGGCCGCAAACAACACCAAGCCGCAGGACCAGGGCAAGAACAACAACAACACGACCGCCAGCAAGCCGGAAGAGCAGCAGCAGGCGAAGCCGGCAGCCGCTCCGCTGGTTGTAGGCTCCGCACCTTCGGCGAGCAACAAGCCGCAGCAGGTTGCAGATGTCTCCGCGCCCTCGCTGAACCTGGCAGGCGCAGCCGGTGCGGGTCCGAATCTTGACGTTCCGGTAACCAGCTCAGCGCCGAAGCTTTCCGCTCCTGCGCCGGCCAATGCCGTAATCGTTCCAAGCCGCCTGGTCCAGCGCGTGAACCCGAACTATCCGCAGTCCGCCAAGCAGTACCGCATTGAAGGCGCGGTAACGCTGAGCGCGACCATCGGATCTGACGGACACGTGAAGGACGCGAAAGTACTGAACGGGCCGCCGATGTTGCGCGACTCCGCACTCAACGCAGTTCGCCAATGGAAATATGCTCCTTCCACGGTGAACGGGCGTCCAGTCGAATCGAGCGTACAGATCGTGCTCCAGTTCAAGATGCCTAGCTAA
- a CDS encoding multicopper oxidase domain-containing protein, whose protein sequence is MRKQPALVVLAIAFSLCSAVSPVSAQSVAAGKCPHVAEGSTVVNPPEVFSKNGLLEANLTFERSDVAGEARFCYLTDRGALAPTLHVLPGDKLVLHLTNKVPPSSAPAVHIHGKDKMQGCGGGEMTGSSTNIHFHGTTLPPVCHQDDVLNTLVQPNEDFDYVIQIPKNQPPGLYWYHPHPHGFTELQVQGGASAALVVDGIEQVNPELAALPQRLLVVRDQKLNATQAAVKNDPNKPSWDLSLNYVEVKYPGYAPSVIETRPKQKELWRVLNAAADALLDLQVLVNDVPQPLQVYAVDGVPLPKGSNLTQQTLSLDPGARVEVVFTAPDAGQTAMLVTRKHDTGPAGDSDPARPIAKIVASDSATLPSVGKTLSARIASPLAFDGLLSEKPVALRKLVFSEELSKDDANTSFFISTDPGMHARFRFTDEPKFKVRQGTVEEWHIRNTAREDHTFHIHQVHFKVIKINDEPVSDPAVRDTVTLPYWKGTGPFPSVTLRMDFRDPTIIGIFPFHCHILAHEDSGMMAKLEVLPPAVPTRITFDINPKEPVAGTPVTFTAQLAGLKKDAAPASFVEFVIDGGGHPVFTIEDGVATYTTTFRKPGEHKLSVRYNGDDVYSDSSSDAVQLAVQSKQ, encoded by the coding sequence GTGCGTAAACAACCCGCTCTCGTTGTCCTCGCAATTGCATTCTCTCTCTGCAGCGCAGTCTCCCCGGTTTCGGCACAGTCTGTGGCCGCCGGCAAATGCCCTCACGTCGCTGAGGGATCAACCGTCGTAAATCCGCCAGAAGTTTTTTCCAAAAACGGCCTGCTCGAAGCGAACCTGACCTTCGAACGCTCCGACGTCGCAGGTGAGGCCCGGTTCTGCTATCTCACCGACCGCGGTGCGCTCGCCCCCACGCTGCACGTTCTCCCCGGCGACAAACTAGTACTCCATCTCACCAACAAAGTTCCTCCATCTTCGGCGCCGGCAGTGCATATCCATGGCAAGGACAAGATGCAGGGCTGTGGTGGCGGCGAGATGACCGGGTCTTCCACCAACATTCACTTCCACGGCACAACCTTGCCGCCTGTCTGCCACCAGGACGATGTGCTCAACACTCTCGTCCAGCCGAATGAAGATTTCGATTACGTCATTCAGATTCCGAAGAACCAGCCGCCGGGACTGTATTGGTATCACCCGCATCCGCATGGGTTCACCGAGTTGCAGGTGCAGGGTGGCGCCAGCGCTGCGCTCGTCGTGGACGGCATTGAGCAGGTCAATCCCGAACTCGCAGCATTGCCGCAGCGCTTGCTCGTCGTTCGCGACCAAAAGCTCAATGCAACCCAGGCAGCGGTAAAGAACGATCCCAACAAGCCGTCGTGGGACCTCTCGCTCAACTATGTCGAAGTGAAATATCCGGGCTACGCGCCTTCGGTCATCGAGACGCGTCCGAAGCAGAAAGAATTGTGGCGCGTGTTGAACGCCGCCGCCGATGCGCTGCTCGATCTACAAGTTCTCGTCAACGACGTTCCGCAGCCGTTGCAGGTGTACGCGGTGGATGGCGTGCCTCTGCCCAAAGGTTCAAACCTAACCCAGCAGACGCTCTCTCTCGATCCCGGCGCGCGTGTCGAAGTCGTCTTCACTGCTCCTGATGCAGGCCAAACCGCGATGCTGGTCACCCGCAAGCACGACACCGGTCCAGCTGGCGACAGCGATCCCGCGCGTCCCATCGCGAAGATTGTTGCCAGTGATAGCGCCACGCTGCCATCGGTGGGCAAGACACTCTCGGCCCGTATAGCGTCGCCGCTCGCATTCGACGGGCTGTTATCGGAAAAGCCAGTCGCGCTGCGCAAACTCGTCTTCAGCGAAGAGCTCAGCAAAGACGACGCGAACACCAGCTTCTTCATTTCAACCGATCCCGGAATGCACGCCCGCTTCCGCTTTACAGACGAGCCTAAATTCAAAGTGCGGCAGGGAACCGTGGAAGAATGGCACATCCGGAACACGGCGCGCGAAGACCACACCTTCCACATCCATCAGGTCCACTTCAAAGTCATCAAGATCAACGATGAGCCAGTCAGCGATCCTGCAGTTCGCGACACCGTCACTCTGCCGTACTGGAAGGGAACTGGGCCTTTCCCCTCCGTCACGCTACGCATGGATTTCCGCGACCCGACGATCATCGGGATCTTCCCGTTCCATTGCCACATTCTTGCGCATGAAGATTCTGGCATGATGGCCAAACTGGAAGTGCTACCTCCCGCCGTGCCGACGCGCATAACGTTCGATATCAATCCGAAAGAGCCTGTAGCGGGCACTCCGGTGACTTTTACGGCGCAGCTCGCCGGTCTGAAGAAGGACGCGGCGCCCGCGAGTTTCGTCGAGTTTGTGATCGACGGCGGCGGACATCCGGTGTTCACGATTGAAGACGGCGTCGCGACCTACACCACAACCTTTCGCAAGCCCGGAGAGCACAAGCTCTCGGTGCGATACAACGGCGACGACGTCTACAGCGATTCCTCCTCGGACGCGGTTCAACTGGCAGTACAGTCAAAGCAATAG
- a CDS encoding carboxypeptidase regulatory-like domain-containing protein codes for MKKWLSICAVVAAMALEFGCGLNGPSGPVDNGGGGGGGGTTGTTINGVATKGPLNGATVTVYEVTDSSGANGSSIGTATTDASGKFSVTTSKVPSGPIRVSVSGGSFLSDVDGKTSITNSATLTALITDSTKIPNPVNVTVATSMLDTMAQGFAGGKTPGGQLAKRGGNVTKLAGTSCSGGVTAGMGCATTSLGGFYGGIPSTGGTGFGGTPTVTSATDIDAFKIGLLSGAVEVCANKAYPTNPGAFFTAIFADATDLIFDGKNAGADIFLDPPTNSLKLSSTALTTDFLLCLNEYVSTSTVLSVTGGDLDSAVNSISGGVSQSPLTPKALGLSAGSSGAIATLAFQGKQYLFVAARSAGVVVIDITDPTNASPAIKVWPGVNGVLGNDVGGVIPIIGRADHGQVVAFSYGSQQMALLNADLMVNGDPTKSADESAIIDAHFAPTFVSTSPADVSGGSGFVLGGTPDPGRHGVWMSTVDGYKLLDISLTAPDFDAGNSYDAFPQPGGAKYPDPTQVAENMGADISHNQLFVGNYYGVQVVDLAGKASYLLDDTNWAMLAAVRSSYTIDGDSVDNALQVGVLTFEDTSDVAFLNLAGITTTPGASGAPGTFSPAAGGLVVLDTSMGGTIPYHTYSGSAVDSTTHYGLLMAGFSTDMGVFQIQDPASVASGGTWAGASNYSMFNLATGGIGYSEAYDPHAVGAIFNIGNSKAYGYLLDGSNLRVLQVDLTGFLAATQDATGHQPATDPTSAGGTITHFDWTIPTITGTRKSQPVKREQHIPPAH; via the coding sequence ATGAAGAAGTGGCTAAGTATTTGTGCAGTGGTAGCGGCGATGGCGCTGGAGTTCGGCTGTGGCCTGAATGGCCCCAGCGGCCCGGTTGATAACGGCGGTGGCGGTGGGGGCGGCGGAACCACAGGCACAACCATCAATGGTGTCGCGACCAAAGGCCCGCTCAACGGCGCTACCGTAACCGTTTATGAAGTGACAGACTCCTCGGGCGCCAACGGCAGCTCGATCGGTACGGCGACGACGGATGCCAGCGGCAAGTTCAGTGTCACCACAAGCAAGGTGCCGAGTGGGCCGATCCGCGTCTCGGTGAGCGGCGGCTCATTCCTGAGCGACGTGGACGGCAAGACGTCCATCACCAACTCAGCGACCTTGACCGCGCTCATTACCGATTCCACGAAGATCCCGAATCCGGTGAATGTGACGGTTGCGACGTCCATGCTCGACACCATGGCGCAGGGTTTCGCGGGCGGCAAGACGCCTGGTGGCCAGTTGGCGAAACGCGGCGGAAACGTGACTAAGCTTGCGGGCACTTCGTGCTCCGGCGGCGTTACGGCCGGCATGGGCTGCGCGACGACTTCGCTCGGTGGCTTCTACGGCGGTATTCCGAGCACGGGTGGCACCGGCTTTGGCGGCACGCCAACCGTTACTTCGGCAACCGATATTGACGCCTTCAAGATCGGCTTGCTCAGCGGCGCGGTAGAAGTTTGCGCCAACAAGGCCTATCCGACGAACCCGGGTGCGTTTTTCACGGCGATCTTCGCGGACGCGACCGACCTGATCTTCGACGGCAAGAACGCCGGCGCAGACATCTTCCTCGATCCTCCAACCAACTCCCTGAAGCTTTCGTCCACGGCGTTGACTACGGACTTCCTGCTCTGCTTGAACGAGTACGTGAGCACGAGCACGGTGTTGTCGGTCACCGGTGGCGATCTCGACAGTGCGGTGAACTCGATCTCCGGCGGCGTTTCGCAGAGCCCGCTGACGCCGAAGGCGCTTGGCCTTTCGGCCGGCAGCTCTGGTGCAATCGCGACGCTGGCGTTCCAGGGCAAACAGTACTTGTTCGTGGCCGCACGCAGCGCGGGTGTGGTGGTAATTGACATCACTGACCCGACGAATGCATCGCCGGCAATCAAAGTATGGCCGGGCGTAAACGGGGTCCTCGGTAACGATGTCGGTGGCGTCATTCCGATCATCGGCCGTGCCGATCACGGTCAGGTTGTAGCGTTCTCATACGGTAGCCAGCAGATGGCGCTCTTGAACGCCGACCTGATGGTAAACGGTGATCCGACGAAGTCCGCGGACGAGAGCGCGATCATTGATGCGCACTTCGCGCCGACGTTCGTCAGCACCAGCCCAGCGGACGTTAGCGGCGGCAGTGGCTTTGTCCTCGGCGGCACACCTGATCCTGGACGTCACGGGGTCTGGATGTCGACGGTGGACGGGTACAAGTTGCTGGATATTTCGTTGACCGCTCCGGACTTCGACGCCGGCAACAGCTACGACGCGTTCCCACAACCGGGTGGAGCGAAGTATCCGGATCCAACGCAGGTCGCGGAAAACATGGGCGCCGACATCAGCCACAATCAACTCTTCGTCGGTAACTATTACGGCGTGCAGGTGGTTGACCTGGCCGGCAAGGCGAGCTACTTGCTCGACGACACCAACTGGGCGATGCTGGCTGCGGTTCGCAGCTCGTATACGATTGACGGCGATTCGGTGGATAACGCGCTGCAGGTTGGCGTACTAACGTTCGAAGATACTTCGGACGTCGCCTTCCTGAACCTGGCGGGTATCACTACCACGCCGGGAGCATCCGGTGCACCGGGAACGTTCTCTCCGGCGGCGGGAGGCCTGGTAGTACTCGACACTTCGATGGGAGGAACAATCCCATACCACACCTACTCCGGCTCGGCAGTGGACAGCACGACCCACTACGGACTGCTGATGGCGGGCTTCTCCACAGACATGGGAGTCTTCCAGATCCAGGATCCGGCGTCGGTCGCGTCGGGCGGCACCTGGGCGGGCGCATCGAACTACTCGATGTTCAACCTCGCTACGGGTGGCATTGGCTACAGCGAGGCTTATGATCCGCACGCGGTGGGTGCGATCTTTAACATCGGGAATTCCAAGGCGTATGGCTACTTGCTGGACGGCTCGAATCTTCGCGTGTTGCAGGTTGACCTCACGGGCTTCCTCGCAGCGACGCAGGATGCTACCGGTCACCAACCAGCAACCGATCCGACCTCTGCTGGCGGAACGATCACTCACTTCGATTGGACGATTCCGACCATCACGGGCACCAGGAAGAGCCAACCGGTGAAGCGCGAACAGCACATCCCGCCGGCTCACTAA
- a CDS encoding Crp/Fnr family transcriptional regulator: protein MRAEHIFCDLPASALSAFEAIKYATAYPKSAVLFVEGQAPRGIFVLCKGRVKLSICSTDGKTLILKIAEPGEVLGLSATVSGKTYELTAETIDPCQVNFVKREDFLRFLKEHADACFRVAEQLSEKYNTACREIRSLGLSHSAAEKLAKLLLEWSARAGESNKSEPRVRLALTHEEIAQMIGTSRETVTRLFAELKKRQIVLSRGATLVVKNKAALRALASS from the coding sequence ATGCGGGCTGAGCACATTTTTTGCGATCTGCCGGCCAGCGCGCTATCCGCTTTCGAAGCCATCAAGTACGCCACCGCCTATCCCAAGAGCGCCGTACTTTTCGTGGAAGGCCAGGCGCCACGTGGCATCTTCGTCCTGTGCAAAGGCCGCGTAAAACTCTCCATCTGCTCCACCGACGGCAAAACCCTCATCCTGAAGATCGCCGAACCCGGCGAGGTCCTGGGTCTAAGCGCCACGGTCTCCGGTAAGACCTACGAACTGACCGCAGAAACCATTGATCCCTGCCAGGTGAACTTTGTCAAACGCGAAGACTTCCTTCGCTTCCTCAAAGAGCACGCGGACGCCTGCTTCCGTGTGGCAGAACAGTTGAGCGAAAAGTACAACACTGCCTGCCGCGAAATCCGCTCCCTTGGGCTCTCCCATAGCGCCGCGGAAAAGCTGGCGAAACTTCTTCTGGAATGGAGCGCGCGCGCCGGTGAATCGAACAAGAGCGAGCCGCGCGTACGGCTGGCGCTGACCCACGAAGAAATCGCCCAGATGATCGGTACCTCGCGCGAAACCGTCACCCGGCTCTTCGCGGAACTTAAAAAGCGGCAGATCGTGCTCTCTCGTGGTGCGACCCTGGTGGTAAAGAACAAGGCTGCGCTTCGTGCGCTAGCCAGTTCGTAA
- a CDS encoding Crp/Fnr family transcriptional regulator yields METIAKTASCVHCDSRPDRAFCDMPVEPLQAFDAMKSIAQYPKGAMLFAEGGPSRGIYLLCSGRAKLTVCSESGKRLLVRVAGPGELIGLGAAISGTNYEVNCELLDPAHVAFISRKQLIPWLRQNPEICMKIVQTLSKDLHSAYERVRNVGMARSRRPRALRAS; encoded by the coding sequence ATGGAAACGATTGCGAAGACCGCCAGCTGCGTTCATTGCGACTCCCGGCCGGATCGCGCATTCTGCGACATGCCGGTTGAGCCTTTGCAGGCCTTCGATGCGATGAAGTCGATCGCGCAGTATCCGAAGGGCGCGATGCTCTTCGCTGAAGGAGGCCCCTCACGGGGCATCTACCTGCTGTGCAGCGGTCGCGCCAAGCTCACGGTCTGCTCGGAGAGCGGCAAGCGTCTGCTGGTGCGTGTGGCAGGTCCCGGCGAACTGATCGGCCTTGGCGCCGCGATTTCGGGTACCAACTACGAAGTCAACTGCGAACTTCTCGATCCCGCGCACGTCGCGTTCATCAGCCGCAAGCAATTGATCCCGTGGCTGCGCCAGAATCCCGAGATCTGCATGAAGATCGTCCAGACACTGAGCAAGGACCTTCATAGCGCTTACGAACGTGTGCGCAATGTCGGCATGGCGCGAAGCCGTCGCCCCCGCGCACTGCGCGCTTCGTAG
- a CDS encoding MFS transporter, with protein sequence MDKPRRNFWQIVNMSVGFLGIQFGWNLQMANMSAIYEYLGARADQIPILWLAAPLTGLIVQPLIGHASDHTWGKLGRRRPYFLTGAILSSLALILMPRSGALWMAAGLLWILDASINISMEPFRAFVADILPEEQRTRGFAMQSLMIGLGAVMANVLPYLLLKFGNLKADTTGYAIPLAVRISFYVGAAAFFGAVMWTILTTKEYPPDDLEAFRKKKEKKGGLGLGEIVNAVREMPMTMRQLAPVQFLTWLGLFCMWLFFGVAVARNVLGATDAKSKLYTDGIAWGGICFAFYSGVTFVYSFFLPAIAKAVGRRRAHSLSLLCGAAGLISVAFIHDKNFLLLSMVGVGIAWASTLAMPYSILAASLPPERTGVYMGIFNFFIVTPEIIASLVFGWVMVHWLNNNRLYAVIAGGVFMIAAAIMMQFVTDPAEKKVRATEPEAVVASRRG encoded by the coding sequence ATGGATAAACCGCGCCGCAATTTTTGGCAGATCGTGAACATGAGCGTTGGCTTTTTGGGGATCCAGTTCGGATGGAACCTGCAGATGGCCAACATGAGCGCCATCTATGAGTATCTCGGTGCGCGAGCGGACCAGATTCCGATTTTGTGGCTCGCGGCGCCGCTCACCGGGCTCATCGTGCAGCCGCTCATCGGGCACGCAAGCGATCACACATGGGGCAAGCTCGGCCGCCGGCGTCCATATTTTCTAACCGGCGCGATTCTCAGTTCGCTGGCGCTGATCCTGATGCCGCGCTCGGGCGCGCTATGGATGGCCGCGGGGCTGCTTTGGATTCTCGACGCGTCGATCAACATCAGCATGGAACCGTTCCGCGCATTCGTCGCCGACATTCTTCCGGAAGAACAACGCACCCGTGGCTTCGCGATGCAGAGCCTGATGATCGGTCTTGGCGCGGTGATGGCGAACGTTCTCCCCTACCTGCTGCTGAAGTTCGGAAACTTGAAGGCCGACACGACGGGATATGCGATTCCACTCGCAGTGCGAATCTCGTTCTACGTCGGCGCGGCTGCATTCTTCGGCGCGGTAATGTGGACGATCCTGACGACGAAGGAGTATCCACCGGACGATCTGGAAGCCTTCCGAAAGAAGAAAGAAAAAAAGGGCGGCTTGGGATTGGGAGAGATCGTCAACGCGGTTCGCGAAATGCCCATGACGATGCGGCAACTGGCGCCGGTACAGTTCCTTACCTGGCTCGGACTGTTTTGCATGTGGCTGTTCTTCGGCGTTGCGGTAGCGCGCAATGTGCTCGGCGCTACCGATGCGAAATCGAAGCTCTACACCGATGGCATCGCGTGGGGCGGCATCTGCTTTGCGTTCTATTCCGGGGTCACGTTTGTCTATTCGTTTTTCCTGCCCGCAATTGCAAAGGCCGTTGGACGCCGGCGCGCGCATAGCCTCTCTCTGCTTTGCGGCGCGGCAGGACTGATCTCAGTCGCGTTTATTCACGACAAGAACTTTTTGCTGCTCTCGATGGTCGGCGTCGGCATCGCGTGGGCGAGCACTCTCGCAATGCCGTACTCGATCCTTGCCGCTTCCCTGCCGCCGGAGCGCACCGGCGTGTACATGGGCATCTTCAACTTCTTCATCGTGACGCCAGAAATTATTGCCTCGCTTGTTTTTGGCTGGGTGATGGTGCACTGGCTCAACAATAATCGCTTATACGCGGTGATTGCCGGAGGAGTGTTCATGATTGCGGCAGCGATCATGATGCAATTTGTGACCGATCCAGCGGAGAAGAAGGTACGCGCCACGGAACCGGAGGCGGTTGTGGCGAGTCGCAGGGGTTGA